In Plectropomus leopardus isolate mb unplaced genomic scaffold, YSFRI_Pleo_2.0 unplaced_scaffold27656, whole genome shotgun sequence, the genomic stretch AACCAtacgcagattttttttctgtaacgtATATAAACTTTGAGTAGAAGTCTTACCAGGTTAACGGGGTGGATATATCCGTTTTCATATTTGTCGTTGGCCAGTATCTGCCGGAGGTGCGCGATGTAGCTGGATGCCAAGCGCAGAGTGTCCAGTTTGGAGAGCTTGGTGTCGGCCGGTACCCAGGGTAAGGTGGTCTTCAGCCGGGAGAAAGCTTTGGACAGCACGCGCATCCTGGCTCTCTCGCGCGCGTTGGCCGCGTTCCTTTGCACATGCTTGCCCTCCTGCTGTGCCACACCCTTGGGCGCCGTTTTCCGGGACGCAGTCTTCCGTTTCTTTCCCGGCGCGTCGTTGGCGCATGTGCCCTCACAGTTGGAGCTCTCTTCCGTACTCTCGTTGGAGTCTTTGCCGGAGGAGCCAAACTTGAGGATGCCGTCCAGGAGCTCGTCGTCGACATCGCTGAGAGACCCGGTGGACATGGTGAACTGTCTCCAACTGCAGCGGGCTCAAAACATGGGCGCAG encodes the following:
- the LOC121937853 gene encoding transcription factor 21-like, yielding MSTGSLSDVDDELLDGILKFGSSGKDSNESTEESSNCEGTCANDAPGKKRKTASRKTAPKGVAQQEGKHVQRNAANARERARMRVLSKAFSRLKTTLPWVPADTKLSKLDTLRLASSYIAHLRQILANDKYENGYIHPVNLVRLLLKVYIRYRKKICVWF